The Sporichthyaceae bacterium genome window below encodes:
- a CDS encoding molybdopterin-dependent oxidoreductase, which translates to MTAGRTAVRTCPLCEATCGLEITLRPRTDGGEEVVRVRGDRADVFSRGFICPKGSTLGQLHDDPDRLRQPLVRDEHGQLVEASWARAWTAVDRGLRSVISRHGREAVGLFFGNPTAHNLGPMLYLRHLARSVGSPHLYSASTLDQRPKEIAAALMFGSNATVPVPDVDRTDFLLVLGANPFVSNGSLATAPDWPGRLKSLRARGGRLVVVDPRRSRTAELADSWIPIRPGTDAHLLAAIVQVLFAEDLVDLGTVADHLAGLAEVRTALATFTPEAVAGATGVAAATTRELARQLAAAPTAAVYGRIGTTTQTFGTLASWLVDVLNTLTGNLDRPGGVMFPKPALGSPNTRGPGGRGPGTVIHRRHTRVRGLPESFGEFPAPALAEEIDTPGAGQIRALVTVAGNPVVSAPNAQRLDAALAGLDFLVAVDVYVNETTRHADVILPVPSTLEKEHYDVFLYPFALRNVANWSEAVLAKPVGQPEEWEVIAKLALIAEGKDPDADPAEFDDATYASLARHAPPDVLEAVAATGRRGPARTIDLLLRTGPYGLSLDELLANPHGIDLGPLQPRLPEALRTPSGCIELAPPLLLADMDRLRADLHADTAVRPLLLIGRRHLRSNNSWMHNLPALMKGSLRCTVLVHPEDAARHGLVDGELARVAGRVGDVLLPVEITDDISPGVVSIPHGWGHDAPEVRLRVAGRNAGVNSNVLADEQVVEPISGNAVFNGIPVTVTHVGGRLPTPRPDGISETFPAAVD; encoded by the coding sequence ATGACTGCCGGGCGCACGGCCGTGCGCACCTGTCCGCTGTGCGAGGCCACCTGCGGGTTGGAGATCACCCTGCGGCCGCGCACCGACGGCGGTGAGGAGGTCGTGCGGGTCCGCGGTGATCGGGCCGACGTGTTCAGTCGCGGCTTCATCTGTCCCAAGGGTTCGACATTGGGCCAGTTGCATGACGATCCCGACCGGCTACGCCAACCGCTGGTCCGCGACGAGCACGGGCAGCTGGTTGAGGCGTCCTGGGCCCGGGCGTGGACCGCGGTGGACCGCGGGCTGCGCAGCGTCATCTCCCGGCACGGACGCGAGGCGGTGGGCCTGTTCTTCGGCAACCCGACCGCGCACAACCTCGGTCCGATGCTCTATCTGCGCCACCTGGCGCGCTCGGTCGGCTCGCCGCACCTGTACTCGGCATCGACGCTCGACCAGCGGCCGAAGGAGATAGCGGCGGCGCTCATGTTCGGTTCCAACGCCACGGTGCCCGTGCCCGACGTGGACCGCACGGATTTCCTGCTGGTACTCGGGGCGAACCCGTTCGTTTCCAACGGCAGCCTGGCCACTGCCCCGGACTGGCCGGGGCGGCTGAAGTCGCTGCGCGCCCGCGGCGGGCGGCTGGTGGTCGTCGACCCACGGCGCAGCCGGACCGCGGAGCTGGCCGATTCCTGGATCCCGATCCGGCCGGGCACCGACGCGCACCTGCTGGCCGCGATCGTGCAGGTGTTGTTCGCCGAGGACCTCGTCGACCTCGGCACCGTGGCCGATCACCTGGCGGGTCTGGCGGAGGTCCGCACCGCGCTGGCGACGTTCACTCCCGAAGCGGTGGCCGGGGCGACCGGGGTGGCCGCGGCCACCACCCGCGAGCTGGCCCGGCAGTTGGCCGCGGCACCGACCGCGGCGGTGTACGGGCGGATCGGCACCACGACCCAGACCTTCGGCACGCTGGCCAGCTGGCTGGTCGACGTGCTGAACACGCTCACCGGCAATCTGGACCGCCCCGGCGGGGTGATGTTTCCCAAGCCCGCGCTGGGCTCGCCCAACACCCGCGGTCCCGGCGGCCGCGGACCGGGCACCGTGATTCATCGGCGGCACACCCGGGTGCGCGGCCTGCCCGAGTCCTTCGGTGAGTTCCCGGCGCCGGCGCTGGCCGAGGAGATCGACACCCCCGGCGCCGGGCAGATCCGGGCGCTGGTCACCGTGGCCGGAAACCCCGTGGTGTCCGCGCCCAACGCGCAGCGGCTGGATGCCGCCCTGGCCGGGTTGGACTTCCTGGTCGCGGTGGACGTCTACGTGAACGAGACGACCCGGCACGCCGACGTGATCCTGCCGGTGCCCTCGACGCTGGAGAAGGAGCACTACGACGTGTTCCTTTATCCGTTCGCGCTGCGCAACGTGGCGAACTGGTCCGAGGCGGTGCTGGCCAAGCCGGTGGGACAGCCCGAGGAATGGGAGGTGATCGCCAAGCTGGCGCTGATCGCCGAGGGCAAGGACCCGGACGCCGACCCCGCCGAGTTCGACGACGCCACCTATGCCTCCCTGGCCCGCCACGCACCGCCGGATGTCCTCGAGGCCGTGGCCGCCACCGGCCGCCGCGGCCCGGCCCGCACCATCGACCTGCTGCTGCGCACCGGTCCGTACGGGCTGAGCCTGGACGAGCTGCTGGCCAACCCGCACGGCATCGACCTGGGTCCCCTGCAGCCGCGGCTGCCCGAGGCGTTGCGCACGCCGAGCGGCTGCATCGAACTGGCGCCGCCGCTGCTCCTGGCCGACATGGACCGCCTGCGCGCGGACCTGCACGCCGACACCGCGGTCCGGCCGCTGCTGCTCATCGGCCGCCGCCACCTACGCAGCAACAACTCCTGGATGCACAACCTGCCCGCGTTGATGAAGGGCAGCCTGCGGTGCACGGTGTTGGTGCACCCCGAGGATGCCGCGCGGCACGGCCTGGTCGACGGTGAACTCGCCCGGGTGGCCGGGCGGGTAGGTGACGTGCTGTTGCCGGTGGAGATCACCGACGACATCAGCCCCGGCGTGGTGAGCATCCCGCACGGCTGGGGCCACGACGCCCCGGAGGTGCGGCTGCGAGTGGCCGGCCGCAACGCCGGCGTGAACAGCAACGTGCTCGCCGATGAGCAGGTGGTTGAGCCGATCAGCGGCAACGCGGTGTTCAACGGCATCCCGGTGACCGTGACCCACGTCGGCGGGCGGCTGCCCACCCCCCGTCCTGACGGGATCTCAGAAACGTTCCCCGCCGCCGTGGACTGA
- a CDS encoding TetR/AcrR family transcriptional regulator C-terminal domain-containing protein codes for MERTRRGRPALLTRDQIARAAFDLVDAEGGAALTMNRLAAELGVGAMTLYGYAESKDEIVNMLPDLLFADLPTTAPEQPPADALEDLHVAIYRRLVGHGEVTRLIANSPAFGRARAEILESVLARLAEAGFEPTEAFELQRALGTYTSGFAQLALAGPGGPGRPRARWIADLDPTAYPHTTQIADLLATPPNEDQFLHGLRRILGGESSAG; via the coding sequence GTGGAGCGCACCCGCCGTGGCCGACCGGCCCTGCTGACGCGGGATCAGATCGCCCGGGCAGCCTTCGATCTCGTCGACGCCGAGGGCGGCGCGGCGCTGACCATGAACCGCCTCGCGGCCGAGCTCGGCGTGGGCGCGATGACGCTGTACGGGTATGCCGAATCCAAGGACGAGATCGTCAACATGTTGCCCGATCTGCTGTTCGCGGACCTGCCGACCACGGCGCCGGAACAGCCGCCGGCCGACGCGCTGGAAGACCTACACGTGGCGATCTACCGCCGCCTGGTCGGACATGGTGAGGTCACCCGGCTGATCGCCAACTCCCCCGCGTTCGGGCGGGCCAGGGCCGAGATCCTGGAGTCCGTGCTCGCGCGCCTGGCCGAGGCCGGCTTCGAGCCCACCGAAGCGTTCGAGCTGCAACGCGCGCTGGGCACCTACACCAGCGGCTTCGCCCAACTCGCCCTCGCCGGGCCGGGCGGACCGGGACGGCCCCGGGCGCGCTGGATCGCCGACCTGGACCCCACGGCCTACCCGCACACCACGCAGATCGCCGATCTGCTCGCGACCCCGCCCAACGAGGACCAGTTCCTCCACGGTCTGCGCCGGATCCTCGGCGGCGAGTCCTCCGCCGGCTGA
- a CDS encoding TIGR03857 family LLM class F420-dependent oxidoreductase, with protein MTELAPVAEDMSAFIIAGAVTSQREDSEYETVSRTPAQGIEDGVEAERLGFRRVWLSERIDIKWADVILSGIAARTSRLEVCTGTVDPTTRHPWTLAAMAATMQCCYGERFVLGLGRGENGYFKGSGIEMATYRQMDDYVDILRQLWAGKHVDYDGPVGTFEDMSFAEAYHGNPPPVWFGGFCHPRGAQFAAEKCDGVILIPMMNPTAIAAAKQRIVDACAKIGRDPSEIRVGALVVTAPDLSDYETRAIAHGRMVTYLVYPGYGEAVCAANGWDPAILDKIRNHKKFADITQIADREFQRHQMLDVAAQIPDEYMADCSAFGTVDECVSNLRRFIDAGADEIVTYGSTPAQNAKLVAAWRDRDQ; from the coding sequence ATGACAGAGCTCGCCCCCGTCGCGGAGGACATGAGCGCCTTCATCATCGCCGGTGCAGTGACCTCGCAGCGCGAGGACAGCGAGTACGAGACGGTGTCCCGCACTCCGGCGCAGGGCATCGAGGACGGCGTGGAGGCCGAACGTCTCGGCTTTCGCCGGGTGTGGCTGTCCGAGCGCATCGACATCAAGTGGGCCGACGTCATCCTGTCCGGGATCGCGGCCCGGACCTCGCGGCTCGAGGTGTGCACCGGGACCGTCGACCCGACCACCCGGCACCCCTGGACGCTCGCGGCGATGGCCGCCACCATGCAGTGCTGCTACGGCGAGCGATTCGTGCTGGGGCTCGGACGCGGCGAGAACGGATATTTCAAGGGCAGCGGCATCGAGATGGCGACGTACCGTCAGATGGACGACTACGTCGACATTCTGCGGCAGCTGTGGGCGGGCAAGCACGTGGACTACGACGGACCGGTGGGCACCTTCGAGGACATGTCGTTCGCCGAGGCCTATCACGGCAACCCGCCCCCGGTCTGGTTCGGCGGGTTCTGCCACCCGCGCGGTGCCCAATTCGCGGCGGAGAAGTGCGACGGCGTCATCCTCATCCCGATGATGAACCCCACCGCGATCGCCGCGGCCAAGCAGCGCATCGTCGACGCCTGCGCCAAGATCGGCCGCGACCCGTCGGAGATCCGGGTGGGCGCGCTGGTCGTCACCGCGCCGGATCTGTCCGACTACGAGACCCGGGCGATCGCGCACGGCCGCATGGTCACCTATCTCGTCTACCCCGGCTATGGCGAAGCGGTGTGCGCGGCCAACGGTTGGGACCCCGCGATCCTGGACAAGATCCGCAACCACAAGAAGTTCGCGGACATCACCCAGATCGCCGACCGCGAGTTCCAACGCCATCAGATGCTCGACGTCGCCGCCCAGATTCCCGACGAATACATGGCGGACTGCAGTGCCTTCGGCACCGTGGACGAGTGCGTGAGCAACCTGCGCCGGTTCATCGACGCGGGCGCCGACGAGATCGTCACCTACGGCAGCACCCCGGCGCAGAACGCGAAGCTGGTCGCCGCGTGGCGGGACCGCGACCAGTAG
- a CDS encoding phosphotransferase, with protein MTATLADSLADLTPQWFTAALHDGGAIKPETTVTTATAALYGTGQLGLVGRAELTYDGGEGPASVIIKLPSHDPGSRGLGVAMGAYEGEVRFYQEIAPRTSMRVPRPYWTSFEPGTGRVTLVLEDLTGSWQVGDMMAGSSSAQNRAALAEIARLQADLWDTPDLREPAWLSAPARTQMLFDTVAGAVEPFLARFAPHLSPDAVALIEQLCPLGATYPARAWQGPLVVTHGDFRLDNVLFAPDGDALAATILDWQGLRLGPPGIDVAIWLATSMDPDTRRAQQDDLITGWHQCLLAGGVTGFSRDDAVASVAAGVLWPLLLGVPMSLTLQQSERGDAMFAALVARSAALAADLSAASVLL; from the coding sequence ATGACTGCGACGCTCGCCGACTCCCTCGCGGACCTGACCCCGCAATGGTTCACCGCCGCGCTGCACGACGGCGGCGCGATCAAGCCGGAGACCACGGTGACCACCGCGACTGCCGCCCTCTACGGCACCGGCCAGTTGGGCTTGGTCGGCCGGGCCGAACTGACCTACGACGGCGGAGAGGGACCGGCCTCGGTCATCATCAAGCTGCCCTCGCACGACCCCGGAAGCCGCGGGCTCGGCGTCGCGATGGGCGCCTACGAGGGCGAGGTGCGCTTTTACCAAGAGATCGCGCCACGCACGTCGATGCGTGTGCCGCGCCCGTACTGGACCTCGTTCGAACCCGGCACCGGCCGGGTCACGCTGGTCCTGGAGGACCTCACCGGCAGTTGGCAGGTCGGGGACATGATGGCCGGCTCCTCCTCCGCGCAGAACCGCGCGGCACTGGCCGAAATCGCCCGGCTGCAGGCCGACCTGTGGGACACCCCGGACCTGCGCGAGCCGGCGTGGCTGTCGGCACCGGCGCGGACCCAGATGCTCTTCGACACCGTCGCCGGCGCCGTCGAGCCGTTCCTGGCGCGCTTCGCGCCGCACCTGTCGCCGGACGCGGTTGCCCTGATCGAACAGCTCTGCCCGCTCGGCGCGACCTACCCGGCGCGCGCCTGGCAGGGCCCGCTGGTCGTCACCCACGGGGACTTCCGGCTGGACAACGTGCTGTTCGCGCCGGATGGCGACGCCCTGGCCGCGACGATCCTGGACTGGCAGGGGCTGCGGCTCGGGCCGCCCGGCATCGACGTGGCGATCTGGCTGGCCACCAGCATGGACCCGGACACCCGCCGCGCCCAGCAGGACGACCTGATCACGGGTTGGCACCAGTGCCTGCTCGCGGGCGGGGTCACCGGGTTCAGTCGCGACGACGCCGTCGCGAGTGTGGCCGCCGGTGTGCTGTGGCCGCTGCTGCTCGGCGTCCCGATGTCGCTGACCCTGCAACAGTCCGAGCGCGGCGACGCCATGTTCGCCGCCCTGGTCGCCCGGTCCGCCGCCCTGGCCGCCGACCTGTCCGCCGCATCCGTACTTCTCTGA
- a CDS encoding SDR family NAD(P)-dependent oxidoreductase: MTLPAPSNGSAALVTGASSGIGEALARGLAQRGHRVVVVARRRERLEKLAAELREKSGVRADVLVCDLADAADRDRMLRELEALDVDVEVLALCAGFGMVGPYLDNDPDRILQMVRTNVESTMTLARALTPAMVARRRGAVLFVSSMAGDQPMPSFAPYAATKAAVSSLGEALHCELKPHGVTVSVLAPAAVATEFSAVAEAARQEKRQPRFMLASAEQCATAGLTALEKGQRKVCPLPQARVFTWICRHLPTSVWLPISRRMLG, encoded by the coding sequence ATGACTCTTCCGGCACCGAGCAACGGATCCGCGGCCCTGGTCACCGGGGCCTCCTCGGGCATCGGCGAAGCCCTGGCCCGGGGCCTGGCACAGCGCGGCCACCGGGTGGTGGTGGTGGCCCGTCGGCGCGAGCGCCTGGAGAAACTCGCGGCCGAACTACGCGAGAAATCCGGGGTGCGGGCCGACGTGCTGGTCTGCGACCTGGCCGATGCCGCCGACCGGGACCGGATGCTGCGCGAACTCGAAGCGCTCGACGTCGATGTCGAGGTGCTCGCGCTGTGCGCGGGGTTCGGAATGGTCGGGCCCTACCTGGACAACGACCCGGACCGCATCCTGCAGATGGTGCGGACCAACGTCGAGTCCACGATGACACTGGCCCGAGCGCTCACCCCGGCGATGGTGGCCCGCCGCCGCGGCGCGGTGCTGTTCGTGTCCTCGATGGCCGGTGACCAACCGATGCCGAGCTTCGCGCCGTACGCCGCGACCAAAGCAGCGGTTTCGTCTCTCGGCGAGGCACTGCACTGTGAGCTCAAGCCGCACGGGGTCACCGTCTCGGTGCTCGCGCCGGCCGCGGTGGCCACCGAGTTCTCCGCGGTGGCCGAGGCAGCCCGGCAGGAGAAGCGCCAGCCGAGGTTCATGCTGGCCAGCGCCGAGCAATGCGCCACCGCCGGCCTGACCGCGCTGGAGAAGGGCCAACGCAAGGTCTGCCCACTGCCGCAGGCGCGGGTCTTCACCTGGATCTGCCGGCACCTGCCGACGTCGGTGTGGCTGCCGATCAGCCGCCGAATGCTGGGCTGA
- a CDS encoding TetR/AcrR family transcriptional regulator, giving the protein MSPRPADPAVRTALLENAARLVATEGTSGLTLRRLAEQTGTSTMAIYTHFGGMQSLRQEVRQEGFARLRTHLDTVAASNDPVADLARLGYEYHDNARENPHLYRAMFMDHPQPDGDDDIGLDTFDLLVAGVRRCIDAGRFAPADPVPQALQLWSAAHGLMALMLSGLLEDDLALATLESSWRNLCQAFGDDPGRLDRSLGKARRAVGAPAARPSTGRFDARHRD; this is encoded by the coding sequence GTGAGTCCGAGGCCCGCCGATCCGGCCGTGCGCACCGCACTGCTGGAGAACGCGGCCCGGCTGGTCGCCACCGAGGGCACGAGCGGGTTGACCCTGCGCCGCCTGGCCGAGCAGACCGGCACCTCCACCATGGCCATCTACACCCACTTCGGCGGCATGCAGTCGCTACGCCAGGAGGTCCGACAGGAGGGCTTCGCCCGGCTGCGGACCCACCTGGACACCGTTGCGGCGAGCAACGATCCGGTGGCCGACCTCGCCCGGCTCGGCTACGAATACCACGACAACGCCCGGGAGAACCCGCACCTCTACCGCGCCATGTTCATGGACCATCCGCAGCCCGACGGTGATGACGACATCGGCTTGGACACCTTCGATCTGTTGGTCGCGGGCGTGCGCCGGTGTATCGACGCCGGCCGCTTCGCCCCCGCCGACCCGGTGCCGCAGGCGCTACAGCTGTGGTCGGCCGCCCACGGCCTGATGGCCCTGATGCTGTCCGGGTTGCTCGAGGACGACCTCGCGCTGGCTACGCTGGAGAGCAGCTGGCGGAACCTGTGCCAAGCGTTCGGCGACGATCCGGGTCGTCTCGACCGGTCCCTGGGCAAGGCCCGCCGCGCGGTGGGAGCGCCGGCCGCGCGGCCGTCAACGGGCCGATTCGACGCCCGACATAGGGATTGA